One Struthio camelus isolate bStrCam1 chromosome 10, bStrCam1.hap1, whole genome shotgun sequence genomic region harbors:
- the BBS2 gene encoding Bardet-Biedl syndrome 2 protein isoform X1, whose amino-acid sequence MLVPVFTLKLNHKILPRMVALGRFDGTHPCLAAATQAGKVFIHNPHARGQRTSTNRVVQSTQDSDISLLNINQGITCLTSGALNPQLGYDSLLVGTQTNLLAYDVHNNSDLFYREVSDGANAIVLGTLGDISSPLAIIGGNCALQGFDYEGNDLFWTVTGDNVRSLALCDFDGDGKTELLVGSEDFDIRVFKEDEIVAEMSETETITALSPMYGSRFGYALSNGTVGVYDKTARYWRIKSKNHAMSIHAFDLNSDGVCELITGWSNGKVDARSDRTGEVIFKDNFASSIAGLVEGDYRMDGNTQLICCSVDGEVRGYLPGGQEMKGNLMDASAEQDLIRELSQKKQNLLLELRNYEENAKAELNTQLKEADGQRGVIPANTQLQTALSVNLGSDSQSAHVELCISTTNDTIIRAVLIFAEGIFEGESHVVHPSLQHLSGCVRVPLTPPKDVPVDLHIKAFVGYRNSTQFHVFELTRQLPRFSMYALSSPDSAAEPLSYVNCTTNERAQRIVMWLNQSFLLPEDAELQSGPFQVCFTSLRNAGQLCIRIKPGGEISISTDDIDLAGDIIQSMASFLAIEDLQVEADFPAYFEELRKVLVKVDERHAVNQRLTADMAEHSNLIRSMLIQAEDARLLGDMKNMKKRYIELYDLNRDLINRYKIRCNNHTELLNNLKAVNQAIQRAGRLRVGKPKTQVITACRDAIRSNNFNMLFRIMRVGTASS is encoded by the exons ATGCTGGTGCCCGTGTTCACGCTGAAGCTCAACCACAAGATCCTGCCCCGCATGGTGGCGCTGGGCCGGTTCGACGGTACCCACCCGTGCCTGGCGGCCGCCACGCAGGCCGGCAAG GTTTTTATTCATAATCCTCATGCCCGTGGCCAGAGAACAAGCACAAACCGTGTGGTGCAAAGTACCCAAGATTCTGACATTTCTCTTCTCAACATTAATCAAGGGATCACTTGTCTAACTTCAGGAGCGCTGAATCCTCAACTTGGTTATGATTCTCTTCTGGTTGGGACACAGACTAATTTGTTGGCTTATGATGTGCATAACAACTCAGATTTGTTTTACAGAGAG GTTTCAGATGGAGCGAATGCAATAGTTCTTGGAACTCTAGGAGATATTTCATCTCCGCTTGCTATTATTGGTGGAAACTGTGCCCTGCAGGGCTTTGATTATGAAGGAAATGACCTTTTTTGGACG GTTACTGGAGACAACGTTCGCTCATTAGCACTGTGTGACTTTGATGGTGATGGCAAAACTGAG cttCTTGTTGGCTCTGAAGATTTTGACATCCGGGTATTTAAAGAAGACGAGATAGTGGCAGAAATGTCAGAAACAGAG acTATCACGGCACTTAGCCCCATGTATGGCAGTCGATTTGGCTATGCTCTTTCTAATGGAACAGTAGGAGTTTACGACAAGACAGCCCGCTACTGGAGGATTAAG TCTAAGAACCATGCAATGAGCATACATGCTTTTGACTTGAACTCTGATGGAGTATGCGAGTTGATCACTGGCTGGTCCAATGGGAAG GTTGATGCACGCAGTGACCGAACTGGGGAGGTAATCTTTAAGGACAACTTTGCTTCCTCAATTGCAGGACTGGTGGAGGGAGATTACAGAATGGATGGAAACACCCAGTTAATCTGTTGTTCAGTTGATGGTGAAG tgCGGGGCTATCTGCCAGGAGGCCAAGAGATGAAAGGAAATCTAATGGATGCAAGTGCTGAGCAGGACTTGATCCGAGAACTTAGTCAAAAGAAGCAAAATTTGCTGCTGGAATTACGAAACTATGAGGAAAATGCAAAG GCTGAACTGAACACTCAGTTGAAGGAAGCTGATGGGCAGAGAGGTGTAATTCCAGCAAATACCCAACTCCAGACTGCCCTGTCAGTTAATCTGGGCTCTGACAGTCAGTCTGCTCATGTGGAGCTGTGCATTTCCACAACGAATG ACACAATCATCCGCGCCGTGCTGATCTTTGCTGAAGGCATATTTGAAGGAGAGAGCCATGTGGTACACCCCAGTCTCCAGCACCTCTCAGGCTGTGTTCGTGTTCCCCTCACTCCACCCAAAGATGTCCCTGTGGATTTGCACATCAAAGCCTTTGTGGGTTACAGGAACAg CACGCAGTTCCATGTGTTTGAGTTGACAAGGCAGCTTCCCCGCTTTTCAATGTATGCCCTGAGCAGCCCAGACTCAGCTGCAGAGCCCCTAAGCTATGTTAACTGTACAACAAACGAGAGGGCACAACGG attGTTATGTGGCTGAATCAGAGCTTCCTGCTACCAGAGGATGCAGAGCTTCAGAGTGGACCCTTTCAGGTTTGCTTCACTTCCCTTCGTAACGCAGGTCAGCTCTGCATCAGAATCAAGCCTGGCGGGGAG ATTTCTATCAGCACGGATGATATTGATTTAGCTGGTGACATTATCCAGTCAATGGCCTCCTTTCTGGCAATTGAAGATTTACAGGTGGAAGCAGATTTCCCTGCCTACTTTGAGGAGCTGCGGAAAGTGTTGGTCAAG GTGGATGAACGCCATGCAGTGAATCAGAGGCTCACTGCCGACATGGCTGAACACTCCAACCTCATCCGCAGCATGCTAATTCAAGCTGAAGATGCACGACTCCTGGGAGACAT gaaaaacatgaagaaacGGTACATCGAGCTGTATGATCTTAACAGAGATTTAATTAATCGGTACAAAATTCGTTGCAACAATCACACTGAGCTGTTGAATAACCTGAAAGCTGTGAATCAGGCAATCCAGAGAGCGGGGCGGTTACGTG TTGGCAAACCTAAAACACAAGTCATCACTGCTTGTCGGGATGCAATAAGAAGCAACAACTTTAACATGCTGTTCAGGATAATGCGTGTGGGGACAGCCTCTTCTTAA
- the BBS2 gene encoding Bardet-Biedl syndrome 2 protein isoform X2: MKSPGPSRVEVFIHNPHARGQRTSTNRVVQSTQDSDISLLNINQGITCLTSGALNPQLGYDSLLVGTQTNLLAYDVHNNSDLFYREVSDGANAIVLGTLGDISSPLAIIGGNCALQGFDYEGNDLFWTVTGDNVRSLALCDFDGDGKTELLVGSEDFDIRVFKEDEIVAEMSETETITALSPMYGSRFGYALSNGTVGVYDKTARYWRIKSKNHAMSIHAFDLNSDGVCELITGWSNGKVDARSDRTGEVIFKDNFASSIAGLVEGDYRMDGNTQLICCSVDGEVRGYLPGGQEMKGNLMDASAEQDLIRELSQKKQNLLLELRNYEENAKAELNTQLKEADGQRGVIPANTQLQTALSVNLGSDSQSAHVELCISTTNDTIIRAVLIFAEGIFEGESHVVHPSLQHLSGCVRVPLTPPKDVPVDLHIKAFVGYRNSTQFHVFELTRQLPRFSMYALSSPDSAAEPLSYVNCTTNERAQRIVMWLNQSFLLPEDAELQSGPFQVCFTSLRNAGQLCIRIKPGGEISISTDDIDLAGDIIQSMASFLAIEDLQVEADFPAYFEELRKVLVKVDERHAVNQRLTADMAEHSNLIRSMLIQAEDARLLGDMKNMKKRYIELYDLNRDLINRYKIRCNNHTELLNNLKAVNQAIQRAGRLRVGKPKTQVITACRDAIRSNNFNMLFRIMRVGTASS, encoded by the exons ATGAAGTCACCAGGACCTTCACGGGTGGAG GTTTTTATTCATAATCCTCATGCCCGTGGCCAGAGAACAAGCACAAACCGTGTGGTGCAAAGTACCCAAGATTCTGACATTTCTCTTCTCAACATTAATCAAGGGATCACTTGTCTAACTTCAGGAGCGCTGAATCCTCAACTTGGTTATGATTCTCTTCTGGTTGGGACACAGACTAATTTGTTGGCTTATGATGTGCATAACAACTCAGATTTGTTTTACAGAGAG GTTTCAGATGGAGCGAATGCAATAGTTCTTGGAACTCTAGGAGATATTTCATCTCCGCTTGCTATTATTGGTGGAAACTGTGCCCTGCAGGGCTTTGATTATGAAGGAAATGACCTTTTTTGGACG GTTACTGGAGACAACGTTCGCTCATTAGCACTGTGTGACTTTGATGGTGATGGCAAAACTGAG cttCTTGTTGGCTCTGAAGATTTTGACATCCGGGTATTTAAAGAAGACGAGATAGTGGCAGAAATGTCAGAAACAGAG acTATCACGGCACTTAGCCCCATGTATGGCAGTCGATTTGGCTATGCTCTTTCTAATGGAACAGTAGGAGTTTACGACAAGACAGCCCGCTACTGGAGGATTAAG TCTAAGAACCATGCAATGAGCATACATGCTTTTGACTTGAACTCTGATGGAGTATGCGAGTTGATCACTGGCTGGTCCAATGGGAAG GTTGATGCACGCAGTGACCGAACTGGGGAGGTAATCTTTAAGGACAACTTTGCTTCCTCAATTGCAGGACTGGTGGAGGGAGATTACAGAATGGATGGAAACACCCAGTTAATCTGTTGTTCAGTTGATGGTGAAG tgCGGGGCTATCTGCCAGGAGGCCAAGAGATGAAAGGAAATCTAATGGATGCAAGTGCTGAGCAGGACTTGATCCGAGAACTTAGTCAAAAGAAGCAAAATTTGCTGCTGGAATTACGAAACTATGAGGAAAATGCAAAG GCTGAACTGAACACTCAGTTGAAGGAAGCTGATGGGCAGAGAGGTGTAATTCCAGCAAATACCCAACTCCAGACTGCCCTGTCAGTTAATCTGGGCTCTGACAGTCAGTCTGCTCATGTGGAGCTGTGCATTTCCACAACGAATG ACACAATCATCCGCGCCGTGCTGATCTTTGCTGAAGGCATATTTGAAGGAGAGAGCCATGTGGTACACCCCAGTCTCCAGCACCTCTCAGGCTGTGTTCGTGTTCCCCTCACTCCACCCAAAGATGTCCCTGTGGATTTGCACATCAAAGCCTTTGTGGGTTACAGGAACAg CACGCAGTTCCATGTGTTTGAGTTGACAAGGCAGCTTCCCCGCTTTTCAATGTATGCCCTGAGCAGCCCAGACTCAGCTGCAGAGCCCCTAAGCTATGTTAACTGTACAACAAACGAGAGGGCACAACGG attGTTATGTGGCTGAATCAGAGCTTCCTGCTACCAGAGGATGCAGAGCTTCAGAGTGGACCCTTTCAGGTTTGCTTCACTTCCCTTCGTAACGCAGGTCAGCTCTGCATCAGAATCAAGCCTGGCGGGGAG ATTTCTATCAGCACGGATGATATTGATTTAGCTGGTGACATTATCCAGTCAATGGCCTCCTTTCTGGCAATTGAAGATTTACAGGTGGAAGCAGATTTCCCTGCCTACTTTGAGGAGCTGCGGAAAGTGTTGGTCAAG GTGGATGAACGCCATGCAGTGAATCAGAGGCTCACTGCCGACATGGCTGAACACTCCAACCTCATCCGCAGCATGCTAATTCAAGCTGAAGATGCACGACTCCTGGGAGACAT gaaaaacatgaagaaacGGTACATCGAGCTGTATGATCTTAACAGAGATTTAATTAATCGGTACAAAATTCGTTGCAACAATCACACTGAGCTGTTGAATAACCTGAAAGCTGTGAATCAGGCAATCCAGAGAGCGGGGCGGTTACGTG TTGGCAAACCTAAAACACAAGTCATCACTGCTTGTCGGGATGCAATAAGAAGCAACAACTTTAACATGCTGTTCAGGATAATGCGTGTGGGGACAGCCTCTTCTTAA